A stretch of Kaistella flava (ex Peng et al. 2021) DNA encodes these proteins:
- a CDS encoding NADP-dependent isocitrate dehydrogenase, with product MAEKSKIVYTWTDEAPMLATHSFLPVVQAFTKTADIEIVPKDISLAGRILANFPEYLKDDQKVEDALAELGQLATTPEANIIKLPNISASVPQLDEAIAELQKHGFALPNYPAEPKNAEEEKIKNKYAKVLGSAVNPVLREGNSDRRAPKAVKNYAKTNPHRMGDWSADSKTTVANMTSGDFYGTEKSVTLENDSQYKIEFFGNDGSVKELKGLSPLKAGEIIDSSVMHLSSLKDFVAHAMAEAKAANVLLSGHLKATMMKVSDPIIFGAIVETYFKDVFEKYKDTFKELDINPNFGLATLFEKISGHPKEAEIKADIAKTIENGPRIAMVNSDKGITNFHVSSDIIVDASMAALIRGGGKMWNAEGNEEDTVAMIPDRCYAGFYQAAIDDMKKNGALDPRTMGSVPNVGLMAQKAEEYGSHDKTFQLTADGTVKVSDANGNVYMEQPVQTGDVFRMCQAKDAPIQDWVKLAVNRARLSDTPAVFWLDDKRAHDREMIKKVEKYLKDYDTTGLDIRIMNIEDAMTFTLERIRKGLDTISVSGNVLRDYLTDLFPILELGTSAKMLSIVPLMNGGGLFETGAGGSAPKHIQQFIQEGYLRWDSLGEFMALQASLEHLAQTQNNEKAQILADALDVANEKFLANDKSPSRKLGSIDNRGSHFYLAMYWAEALANQTKNAEMAAIFAPVTKAMEDQESKINEELIGAQGKPQDIGGYYQPNFGKTGAAMRPSSTLNAIIDGI from the coding sequence ATGGCAGAAAAATCAAAAATCGTCTACACTTGGACAGACGAGGCGCCGATGTTGGCAACTCATTCTTTTTTACCTGTTGTACAAGCGTTTACCAAAACTGCAGATATCGAAATTGTACCAAAAGACATTTCACTTGCTGGAAGGATCTTGGCTAATTTCCCGGAATATCTGAAAGACGATCAAAAAGTAGAAGATGCCCTGGCTGAACTAGGTCAATTGGCAACTACTCCGGAAGCGAATATTATCAAACTTCCAAATATTTCAGCGTCAGTTCCTCAATTAGATGAAGCAATTGCCGAATTACAAAAGCACGGTTTTGCTTTACCAAATTATCCTGCTGAACCAAAAAATGCAGAGGAGGAAAAAATTAAAAATAAATATGCTAAAGTTCTTGGTAGTGCTGTGAATCCTGTTCTTAGAGAAGGAAACTCAGACCGAAGAGCACCAAAAGCTGTTAAGAATTACGCAAAAACAAATCCTCACAGAATGGGCGATTGGTCAGCGGATTCTAAAACGACAGTAGCGAATATGACCAGCGGAGATTTTTATGGTACTGAAAAATCAGTGACTTTAGAAAATGATTCTCAATATAAAATTGAATTCTTTGGAAATGACGGTTCTGTAAAAGAATTGAAAGGACTTTCTCCTTTAAAAGCCGGCGAAATTATCGACTCTTCGGTAATGCATCTTTCTTCTTTAAAAGATTTTGTTGCTCATGCAATGGCAGAAGCAAAAGCAGCGAATGTTCTTCTTTCCGGACATTTAAAAGCAACGATGATGAAAGTTTCTGATCCAATTATTTTTGGAGCAATTGTAGAAACTTATTTCAAAGATGTTTTTGAAAAGTACAAAGACACTTTCAAAGAATTAGATATTAATCCAAACTTCGGATTAGCAACACTTTTCGAAAAAATTTCCGGTCATCCAAAAGAAGCAGAAATTAAAGCGGATATTGCTAAAACGATTGAAAACGGACCAAGAATCGCGATGGTCAATTCTGACAAAGGAATTACCAATTTCCATGTTTCTTCTGATATTATTGTTGATGCTTCTATGGCTGCTTTAATTAGAGGCGGTGGTAAAATGTGGAATGCAGAAGGAAATGAAGAAGATACGGTTGCCATGATTCCGGACAGATGTTATGCAGGTTTTTACCAAGCGGCGATTGACGATATGAAGAAAAATGGTGCACTTGATCCAAGAACAATGGGTTCGGTTCCCAACGTTGGATTAATGGCTCAGAAAGCGGAAGAATACGGATCTCACGATAAAACTTTCCAACTGACTGCAGACGGAACGGTAAAAGTTTCTGACGCGAATGGTAATGTATATATGGAACAACCAGTACAAACTGGCGATGTTTTCAGAATGTGTCAGGCGAAAGATGCACCGATTCAGGATTGGGTAAAACTGGCTGTTAACAGAGCGAGATTATCTGATACTCCCGCAGTTTTCTGGTTAGATGATAAAAGAGCGCATGACCGTGAAATGATCAAGAAAGTTGAGAAATACCTGAAAGATTATGATACTACCGGTCTTGATATTCGCATCATGAACATCGAAGATGCGATGACTTTTACTTTAGAAAGAATTAGAAAAGGTTTAGATACGATTTCAGTTTCTGGAAATGTATTGAGAGATTATTTAACGGACCTTTTCCCTATTTTAGAATTAGGAACTTCGGCGAAAATGCTTTCTATAGTTCCATTGATGAATGGTGGTGGTTTATTCGAAACCGGAGCGGGAGGTTCTGCGCCGAAACACATCCAACAGTTTATCCAGGAAGGATATTTACGTTGGGATTCTTTAGGAGAATTTATGGCGTTACAGGCGAGTTTAGAACATTTGGCTCAAACCCAAAATAACGAAAAAGCGCAGATTCTAGCAGATGCTTTAGATGTAGCAAACGAGAAGTTCTTGGCTAATGATAAATCACCATCACGAAAATTAGGATCAATCGATAATAGAGGTTCTCATTTCTACTTGGCGATGTATTGGGCAGAAGCATTAGCAAACCAAACCAAGAACGCTGAAATGGCGGCTATTTTCGCTCCTGTGACTAAAGCAATGGAGGATCAGGAATCTAAAATTAATGAAGAGTTAATTGGTGCTCAAGGAAAACCTCAGGATATTGGTGGATACTACCAACCTAATTTTGGGAAAACGGGTGCAGCAATGAGACCTTCTTCAACTTTGAACGCAATTATTGACGGAATTTAA
- a CDS encoding mevalonate kinase — translation MTNPLFYAKILLFGEYGIIEDSQGLTLPYSFYKGTLKFSDLESDFEKKSNDSLLKYSEYLKDLQLPEIFQLNISKFIKDIKKGLFFDSNIPQGYGVGSSGALVAAIFEKYSIKSYQPEQVSKDELKNLRTIFGQMESYFHGKSSGIDPLICYMNLPILIESRDSVDKVSVPASHEGKGAIFLIDSGMTGETGPMVQIFFEKMKTEGFRKTMKEEFIRYNNACIDAFLKKEMTPLFRNLKSLSVWAYEHFKPMIPESIYNAWKKGLDTNAYYLKLCGSGGGGYILGFTKDYKKAEKMLEGFHKEVIYRF, via the coding sequence ATGACCAACCCTTTATTTTACGCAAAGATTCTTTTGTTCGGCGAATACGGTATTATCGAAGATTCGCAAGGGCTTACTTTACCGTATAGTTTTTATAAAGGAACTTTGAAATTCTCTGATTTGGAGAGCGATTTTGAGAAGAAATCAAATGATTCGCTTTTAAAGTATTCAGAATATTTAAAAGATTTACAACTTCCAGAAATATTTCAACTTAATATTTCTAAGTTCATAAAAGACATTAAAAAAGGATTATTTTTCGATTCTAATATTCCGCAAGGATATGGAGTTGGAAGTTCCGGTGCTTTGGTTGCTGCTATTTTTGAAAAATATTCGATCAAAAGTTATCAGCCAGAACAAGTTTCTAAAGATGAGCTTAAAAATCTTCGAACAATTTTCGGTCAAATGGAAAGTTATTTTCACGGAAAAAGTTCAGGAATTGATCCACTGATCTGTTATATGAATCTTCCGATTCTTATTGAAAGCAGAGACAGTGTAGATAAGGTTTCTGTGCCGGCAAGTCATGAAGGTAAAGGAGCGATTTTCTTAATTGATTCTGGAATGACTGGAGAAACTGGACCGATGGTTCAAATCTTCTTCGAGAAAATGAAGACTGAGGGTTTCCGTAAAACGATGAAAGAAGAGTTTATCCGTTACAATAATGCTTGTATTGATGCTTTCCTGAAAAAAGAAATGACGCCACTTTTTAGGAATTTAAAGAGTCTTTCAGTTTGGGCATACGAACATTTCAAACCGATGATTCCCGAAAGTATTTATAATGCCTGGAAAAAAGGTTTAGATACCAATGCGTATTACCTAAAACTCTGCGGAAGTGGCGGTGGCGGTTATATTTTGGGCTTTACCAAAGATTACAAAAAAGCAGAAAAAATGCTTGAAGGTTTTCACAAAGAAGTTATTTACAGGTTTTAG
- a CDS encoding RNA polymerase sigma factor yields the protein MSSLEKEFLEKIEKHRGVIFKISKMYMDNFDDQKDLFQEITFQVWKAYPTFEAKSQFSTWLYRVALNTAIIFLKSEKKRSFIKNDEVENFKIVADDYDDDQEKKLAVMYKAIQQLNEIDKALIFYYLQDYSGKEIAENMGITEVNARVKLNRAKEKLKQLI from the coding sequence ATGTCTTCATTAGAAAAAGAATTTTTAGAAAAAATAGAAAAGCACCGGGGTGTTATTTTTAAGATTTCTAAAATGTACATGGATAATTTCGACGACCAAAAAGATTTATTCCAGGAGATTACTTTTCAGGTTTGGAAAGCCTATCCAACTTTTGAAGCGAAAAGTCAGTTTTCAACTTGGCTATATCGAGTTGCTTTAAATACGGCGATTATATTTTTGAAATCAGAAAAGAAGCGAAGTTTTATTAAAAATGATGAAGTCGAAAATTTTAAGATTGTTGCTGATGATTACGATGATGATCAGGAAAAGAAACTCGCAGTAATGTACAAAGCAATTCAACAATTAAATGAAATTGATAAAGCATTGATATTTTATTATCTACAGGATTATTCAGGTAAAGAGATTGCAGAAAATATGGGAATCACAGAAGTGAATGCAAGAGTAAAACTGAATCGTGCAAAGGAAAAACTAAAACAACTTATTTAA
- the dnaJ gene encoding molecular chaperone DnaJ, whose product MSKRDYYEILEVSKSASPEEIKKAYRKMAIKFHPDKNPGDKAAEEKFKEAAEAYEILSDGNKKARYDQYGHAGMNGGGGFGGGGGGFGGGMNMDDIFSQFGDIFGGHFGGGGGGQQRQQLRGSNLRVRIKLNLEEMVNGTQKTIKVKKMKLAPGATSKTCPTCHGSGVQVKVMNTMFGQMQTQTHCGTCQGIGKVADKIPAGANSQGLIKEDEEVTINIPAGAREGIQLNVRGKGNDAPFGGTPGDLLVVVEEEVDATIKREGDNLHQELYVSFAEAALGTHKEIPTVGGKVKIKVDAGTQSGKILRLSKKGLPSIDSYGTGDMFVHINVWTPQNLSKEQKDFFEKQMANGEMQAEPSGKEKTFFDKVRDLFD is encoded by the coding sequence ATGTCTAAAAGAGATTACTACGAAATTCTGGAAGTATCTAAAAGTGCTTCTCCAGAGGAAATAAAAAAAGCCTACCGAAAAATGGCAATCAAATTTCACCCGGATAAAAATCCTGGTGATAAAGCCGCAGAAGAGAAATTTAAGGAAGCTGCAGAAGCTTACGAAATTTTGAGCGACGGCAATAAGAAAGCACGTTACGATCAATATGGTCACGCCGGCATGAACGGTGGTGGCGGATTTGGCGGCGGAGGCGGTGGATTCGGTGGTGGAATGAATATGGACGATATTTTCTCTCAGTTCGGTGATATTTTCGGTGGACATTTCGGCGGCGGTGGCGGTGGTCAACAAAGACAACAGTTGCGCGGAAGTAATCTTCGCGTTCGTATAAAACTGAATCTGGAGGAAATGGTTAATGGTACCCAAAAAACCATTAAAGTTAAAAAGATGAAGCTGGCTCCAGGAGCGACTTCTAAGACTTGTCCTACTTGTCACGGTTCTGGTGTTCAAGTGAAAGTGATGAACACCATGTTCGGCCAAATGCAAACGCAAACGCATTGTGGAACTTGTCAGGGAATTGGTAAAGTTGCCGATAAAATTCCAGCTGGTGCAAACTCGCAAGGTTTGATTAAAGAGGACGAAGAAGTAACCATCAATATTCCGGCAGGAGCAAGAGAAGGAATTCAGCTGAATGTTCGTGGTAAAGGAAATGACGCGCCATTCGGTGGAACTCCGGGAGATTTACTCGTAGTTGTAGAGGAAGAAGTTGACGCTACAATTAAAAGAGAAGGTGATAATCTTCATCAGGAATTGTATGTTTCTTTTGCTGAAGCGGCTTTAGGAACTCATAAAGAAATCCCGACCGTTGGCGGAAAAGTTAAAATAAAAGTAGATGCAGGAACACAATCTGGAAAGATTTTAAGACTTTCTAAAAAAGGTTTACCAAGCATCGATAGTTACGGAACTGGTGATATGTTTGTTCACATCAATGTGTGGACGCCACAAAATCTGTCCAAAGAACAAAAAGATTTTTTCGAAAAGCAGATGGCAAATGGTGAAATGCAAGCTGAACCATCGGGAAAGGAAAAAACTTTTTTCGACAAGGTTAGGGACTTGTTTGACTAA
- a CDS encoding UbiA family prenyltransferase has protein sequence MKNPLFYRFSQFIAFLMGARVFVALLLTFALYVSTFFLFNQEESLRNFVFDFKVHGIILCCILSILAGGIINQFYDREKDRVTKPFRTRVQNFLKQKYFLYAYIVLNTFSLGIAGIISMRVFFFFLIYQFLMWFYSHKLSKLLIINNLTFVSLSLYPFFGMLFYYKTFSLQIFLMSIFIFVMLLIIDVLKDTLTKNADKIFGYYTIPNYFSSAISRTVIVILLIFAQVSSGLIILKMGLHSIMSYYFAASIFIQIIAVFLVLNQTKYSKFANLNMLRIWIFVGIISMLANGINQYYFF, from the coding sequence ATGAAAAATCCCTTATTTTATCGGTTTTCACAGTTCATTGCCTTTCTCATGGGCGCACGGGTTTTCGTGGCTTTACTACTTACTTTCGCTTTATATGTTTCTACTTTTTTCCTTTTTAATCAAGAAGAAAGTTTACGAAATTTCGTCTTCGATTTCAAGGTTCACGGTATTATTCTGTGTTGTATTTTAAGTATTCTTGCCGGCGGAATCATCAATCAATTCTACGATCGCGAAAAAGATCGCGTTACAAAACCGTTCCGGACAAGAGTTCAAAATTTCCTTAAACAAAAATATTTCCTGTACGCTTATATTGTACTGAATACATTCTCATTAGGAATTGCCGGAATAATTTCGATGCGGGTTTTTTTCTTCTTTTTAATCTATCAGTTTCTGATGTGGTTTTATAGTCATAAATTAAGTAAACTGTTGATTATTAACAATCTAACTTTTGTTAGTTTATCGCTCTATCCATTTTTTGGAATGTTATTTTACTACAAAACTTTCTCACTTCAAATCTTTTTAATGTCCATTTTTATTTTTGTAATGCTTTTAATTATTGATGTTTTAAAAGATACTTTAACAAAAAATGCTGATAAAATTTTTGGCTATTACACCATTCCGAATTATTTCAGTTCTGCAATTTCACGCACTGTTATTGTTATACTTCTGATTTTTGCACAAGTTTCTTCTGGATTAATAATTTTAAAAATGGGCTTGCACAGCATAATGAGTTATTATTTTGCAGCCAGTATTTTTATTCAAATTATAGCGGTGTTTTTAGTTTTAAACCAAACCAAATATTCGAAGTTCGCCAATTTGAATATGTTAAGAATCTGGATTTTCGTTGGTATTATTTCGATGCTGGCCAATGGAATTAATCAGTATTATTTTTTCTGA
- a CDS encoding heme-binding protein, producing MLSFMLSAQYIEKSNSLNQEGAMRLAKEANAEAQKLDKKVSIAVLNNSGVVLLLLKGDNVGPHNTEASRRKAYTSFSTKTASWDLMNNAAKSKDARNLNTLPELLLLGGGMPIFKDGDLIGSVGVSGGGSGENDHNIAKKSVENLGFKVSK from the coding sequence ATGTTGAGTTTTATGTTATCAGCTCAATATATTGAAAAATCAAATTCACTCAATCAAGAAGGAGCTATGCGATTAGCAAAAGAAGCCAATGCCGAAGCTCAGAAATTAGACAAGAAAGTTTCAATAGCAGTTTTGAATAATTCCGGAGTTGTTTTATTGTTATTAAAAGGAGACAATGTTGGACCTCATAATACAGAAGCATCTCGTAGAAAGGCATACACTTCATTTTCTACTAAAACGGCGTCTTGGGACTTAATGAATAACGCTGCAAAAAGTAAAGATGCCCGCAACCTTAATACTTTACCGGAACTTTTATTGTTGGGTGGAGGAATGCCTATTTTTAAAGATGGCGACTTGATTGGAAGTGTTGGAGTTTCCGGTGGTGGAAGTGGTGAGAACGACCACAATATCGCCAAAAAATCAGTTGAAAATTTAGGATTTAAAGTATCAAAATAA
- a CDS encoding nucleotide exchange factor GrpE: MSDNKDIHEENLNPQDDLTQNTSEETAENMTAAPSSEDLLAEEKDRYIRLFAEFENYKKRTTKEKMEFFQYANQDMMISMLDVLDDFERALKEIAKNGNEADLKGVELIYQKLKNKLTDKGLKAMTVNAGDDFNVDFHEAITQIPAPTPELKGKIVDVIETGYQLSDKVIRFAKVVTGN; this comes from the coding sequence ATGTCAGACAACAAAGATATTCACGAAGAAAACTTAAATCCACAAGACGATCTTACCCAAAACACCTCAGAAGAAACTGCTGAAAACATGACAGCAGCACCATCTTCAGAAGACCTTTTGGCAGAAGAAAAAGACCGTTATATCAGACTTTTTGCTGAATTCGAAAATTATAAGAAAAGAACTACCAAAGAGAAGATGGAATTCTTTCAATACGCGAATCAGGATATGATGATTTCTATGTTGGATGTTCTGGATGATTTCGAACGTGCCTTGAAGGAAATTGCCAAAAATGGTAATGAAGCTGATTTAAAAGGTGTTGAATTGATCTATCAAAAATTAAAAAACAAATTGACTGATAAAGGATTAAAAGCAATGACTGTAAATGCTGGTGATGATTTCAATGTTGATTTCCACGAAGCGATTACACAAATTCCTGCACCTACTCCTGAGTTAAAAGGTAAAATTGTAGACGTTATTGAAACTGGTTACCAACTTTCTGACAAAGTGATCAGATTCGCTAAAGTGGTTACTGGGAACTAA
- a CDS encoding MFS transporter, translating to MSENESLQTPNIKNNPKIMNAWALYDWANSVYSLVITSTIFPIYYSIITTAYKKKVFIESSGEWKEVPVPHMINIMGNAYEPTAIFSFSLTLSFLIVVIISPILSSLADTIGNKKSFLQFFCYLGATSCMGLAMFTGMQNVFLGLLFSITASVGFWGSLVFYNSFLPDIATPDKQDALSAKGYVYGYIGSVILLIFCLLLIQVVAKTPEDTKIYTRITFLVTGAWWFGFSQYTFRYLPQFGMVKDKLPKDLVLLNYKNIFEKHEEHGGVFEVIKDNLAFYVDIAKESFRELFKVGRELFKDRNLKFFLSSFFFYSIGMQTIFLMATLFGTSEIFTREEDQYKLIITILVIQIVAIFGALAFSRLSKSIGNKNVISIAVAIWIVCCLSAFFLKKENPNVEIQFYVLAGFIGLVMGGLQAMSRSTYSKLLPENSMDNTTYFSFYDVLEKLAIILGSLIFGIVIQKFHNMHYAFIGMSVFFAIGLILIRFLKLKSYKS from the coding sequence ATGTCGGAAAACGAATCTCTACAAACTCCAAATATCAAGAATAATCCAAAGATCATGAATGCGTGGGCTTTGTATGACTGGGCGAATTCAGTTTATTCATTGGTCATCACATCAACTATTTTTCCGATTTATTATTCGATCATTACAACGGCTTACAAAAAAAAGGTTTTTATAGAAAGTTCTGGAGAGTGGAAAGAAGTTCCTGTTCCTCACATGATCAACATAATGGGAAACGCTTATGAACCGACTGCAATTTTCAGTTTTTCATTAACCTTGTCTTTTTTAATCGTTGTTATTATTTCACCAATATTATCTTCTCTGGCAGATACGATCGGAAATAAGAAATCTTTTCTGCAGTTTTTTTGTTATTTGGGAGCGACTTCTTGTATGGGGTTAGCAATGTTTACAGGAATGCAAAACGTATTTCTAGGTTTGCTGTTTAGTATTACCGCAAGTGTAGGTTTTTGGGGAAGTTTGGTGTTTTATAATTCCTTCCTTCCTGATATTGCAACACCCGATAAGCAGGATGCGCTTTCTGCAAAAGGCTATGTATACGGATATATTGGTTCTGTGATCTTGTTAATTTTCTGCTTACTGTTAATTCAGGTAGTAGCGAAAACGCCGGAAGACACTAAGATTTATACGAGAATTACCTTCCTAGTTACGGGAGCTTGGTGGTTTGGTTTCTCACAATATACTTTCCGATATTTACCACAATTCGGTATGGTCAAAGATAAATTACCGAAAGATCTAGTGCTTTTAAATTACAAGAATATCTTCGAAAAACACGAAGAGCATGGTGGTGTTTTTGAAGTAATTAAGGATAATTTAGCATTTTATGTTGATATAGCGAAAGAAAGTTTCCGAGAGTTATTTAAAGTAGGAAGAGAATTATTTAAAGACCGGAATCTGAAATTTTTTCTATCGTCTTTTTTCTTTTACAGTATTGGGATGCAAACTATTTTTTTAATGGCAACCTTATTTGGGACCTCAGAAATTTTTACAAGAGAAGAAGATCAATACAAACTGATTATCACTATTTTGGTTATTCAGATTGTCGCAATTTTCGGAGCTTTGGCTTTTTCCAGATTATCAAAATCAATAGGGAATAAGAATGTAATTAGTATCGCGGTCGCAATTTGGATTGTTTGCTGTCTTTCTGCATTTTTTCTTAAAAAAGAAAATCCTAACGTTGAGATACAATTTTACGTTTTAGCAGGTTTTATTGGTTTGGTAATGGGTGGATTACAAGCGATGTCACGTTCTACTTATTCTAAATTATTGCCGGAAAACAGTATGGATAATACAACCTACTTTAGTTTTTATGATGTTTTAGAAAAGTTGGCAATTATTTTAGGATCACTAATTTTTGGTATTGTAATTCAGAAATTTCACAATATGCATTATGCGTTCATAGGAATGTCTGTCTTTTTTGCAATTGGCTTGATATTGATCAGATTCCTCAAGTTAAAATCCTATAAATCATAA
- a CDS encoding class I SAM-dependent methyltransferase: protein MNLDRKKHWETVYETKNPDEVSWTQEIPKTSLAFIGSFGLDKSAKIIDIGGGDSKLVDYLIDQGFKNITVLDISEKSFEKAKVRLGEKAKKVTWIVSDILDFEPTEIYDIWHDRAAFHFLTTEAEIEKYKSIVEKAVNGYLVIGTFSENGPLKCSGLEISQYSKEKLTSTFKNNFEKIDSILEDHETPFGTTQNFLFCSFKNK, encoded by the coding sequence ATGAATTTAGACAGAAAAAAACATTGGGAAACCGTTTACGAAACCAAAAATCCTGATGAAGTAAGTTGGACGCAAGAAATCCCAAAAACTTCTTTAGCTTTTATAGGATCTTTTGGATTAGATAAATCAGCTAAGATTATTGATATCGGTGGCGGAGATAGTAAACTCGTTGATTATTTAATTGATCAAGGTTTTAAAAATATTACCGTTCTCGATATTTCTGAAAAATCCTTTGAGAAAGCAAAAGTACGTTTAGGTGAAAAAGCAAAAAAAGTAACTTGGATTGTCAGCGATATTCTGGATTTTGAACCGACAGAAATTTATGATATCTGGCACGATCGCGCCGCTTTTCATTTTTTAACTACTGAAGCAGAAATCGAGAAATACAAATCAATTGTAGAAAAAGCAGTTAATGGTTATTTGGTCATTGGAACATTTTCAGAAAATGGACCATTAAAATGCAGTGGTTTAGAAATCAGTCAATATAGTAAAGAAAAATTGACGTCAACGTTCAAAAATAATTTTGAAAAGATAGATTCTATTCTTGAAGATCACGAAACACCTTTTGGAACAACGCAAAACTTTCTCTTCTGTAGTTTTAAGAATAAATAA
- a CDS encoding pseudouridine synthase: MSQSEAKSYEKTFDKAPSRKMGKRIGKSFDKSPTKSGVKKPYKKPFVPVDEAEKTRSFVQKRRFDKLAKETPKESIRLNKYIANSGICSRREADDLITQGLVEVNGKPVTEMGYQVQKTDRVVFDGQGITPEKPVYVLLNKPKGYISTTKDDKARKTVLDLVANASPYRLFPVGRLDRSTTGVILLTNDGHMTKKLTHPSFAMKKIYHVTLDRKLDRADLNMIQEGIRLEEGIAEVDSISYIEGKPKNEIGIELSIGWNRVVRRIFTKLGYEVELLDRVLFAGLTKKNIKRGHWRILTDLEVNTLKMI; this comes from the coding sequence ATGTCCCAATCGGAAGCAAAATCTTACGAAAAAACTTTTGATAAAGCACCTTCTAGAAAGATGGGAAAAAGAATTGGAAAATCTTTTGACAAAAGCCCTACAAAATCTGGAGTAAAAAAACCGTACAAGAAACCTTTCGTTCCAGTTGATGAAGCTGAGAAAACCCGTTCTTTTGTTCAAAAAAGAAGGTTTGATAAATTGGCGAAAGAAACTCCAAAAGAATCAATCCGTTTAAATAAATACATCGCTAATTCAGGAATTTGTTCTCGTAGAGAAGCAGATGATTTGATTACGCAAGGGTTGGTAGAAGTAAACGGAAAGCCAGTAACTGAAATGGGTTACCAAGTTCAGAAAACCGATAGAGTTGTTTTCGACGGACAGGGAATTACGCCAGAGAAACCAGTTTACGTTTTATTGAATAAACCAAAAGGATATATTTCTACTACGAAAGACGATAAAGCAAGAAAAACTGTTTTGGATTTAGTTGCGAATGCATCACCTTACCGATTGTTCCCAGTGGGAAGATTAGACCGTTCTACAACCGGAGTGATCTTGTTGACCAACGATGGTCACATGACTAAGAAATTGACGCATCCATCTTTTGCAATGAAGAAAATCTATCATGTTACTTTGGATCGTAAATTAGACAGAGCTGACTTAAATATGATTCAGGAAGGAATTCGTTTGGAAGAAGGAATTGCCGAAGTTGACAGTATTTCTTACATCGAAGGAAAACCGAAAAATGAAATCGGAATCGAATTGAGTATTGGTTGGAATAGAGTAGTGCGTCGTATCTTCACAAAATTAGGTTATGAAGTTGAATTGCTTGATCGAGTTTTGTTTGCAGGATTAACCAAGAAAAATATCAAACGTGGACACTGGAGAATCTTAACTGATTTAGAAGTGAATACTTTGAAAATGATATAA